The genomic interval CCGCCTCCTCGTCGGGACTCGGGATGACCGCGGCGTCGGCGACGGCCGGGTGGGACTGAACCGCCGCCTCCAGTTCCGCCGGGGCGATCGGGAAGCCCTTGTACTTGATCAGTTCCTTCAGGCGGTCGACGACGTACAGGTAGCCGTCGGCATCCGCCTTGCCGATGTCACCCGTATGGAGCCAGCCGTCGGCGTCAATCATGCTGCGGGTCGCCTCCTCGTTGTGGAGGTAGCCCTTCATCACCTGCGGGCCGCGCACCCAGACTTCGCCCAGCTCTCCCGCGGCGGCGTCCTCTCCGGTCTCGATGTCGACAATCCGCCATTCGGTGTTCGGAAGCGACGTCCCCACCGACGTGATGCGCAGCTCGCGGCTCATCGGGTTGGTGTGGGTCACCGGGCTCGACTCGGTCAGGCCATAGCCTTGGCGGACCAGCATGTTGTTGCGGGTCGCCGCGCCCTTCGCGACCGACTCGGGCAGCGGCGCGGCGCCCGACATCACATCGCGCAACGAGGAGATGTCGAACTGATCGACCGCCGGGTGTTTCGCCAGCGCGAGGACGATGGGCGGCACCAGGTAGCCGGTCGTCACCTTGTACTGCTGGATGAGGCCGAGGAACTGTTCCAGATCGAAGCGCGGCATCGTGACGATCGTGGCCCCGGCGCGCAGCGCGGCGTTCATGATCACCGTCATGCCGTAGATGTGGTAGAACGGCAGGATTCCGATCAGGACGCTGTCCGAGTCGATCCCCTCCACGGCATCGATCTGCGACAGGTTGGCCACCAGGTTGAAATGCGTGAGCATGACGCCCTTCGGCATGCCGGTGGTGCCGCTGGAGTACGGCAACGCAACCAGATCCTCGCGGGGATCGAACTCTATTGCCGGCGGATCGCCTCCGCCCAACAGCGTCGCGAACGGCGTCGCCGCCTCCGCCTCGCCGAAGACGAATATCTCCTCGACGTCAGTTCCCCTGGCGCCCTCGCTGGCCGACGTGAGGAACTGCGGAATCGTGAGCAGGAACTTGGCGCCCGAGTCGGACAGTTGGCGGTGCACTTCCTCAGCGGTGTAGAGCGGGTTCATCGTCGTCACCGCGCCCCCCGCCATGGCCACGCCGTGAAAGGCGACCGCGTACTCCGGCAGATTCGGGCTGAAGATGGCGAAGACGTCGCCCTTCGAGAACCCGCGCGCAGCCAGACCGCCTGCGACGGCACGCACGGCGCCGCGCAACTGGGCGTAGGTAAGCGCGCGTCCCGACGGACCGTCGATCAGCGCCGGCTTGTCGGGCCACTGATCGACCCGCTCCAGCAGCATGTCGTGCAGCGGCCGGAGAGGAATCTCGATGGTGGGGAAGGGGCTCGTGTAGATCATGGCTCGACTCCCGTCCGGATCAGCCGGTGGTCACGGTTGGCGCGGACGCGCCACGGCGGGTGAGATGCGTGCCGCCGTCGACCGGGATGACCGCTCCGTTCGTATAGGCGCCGGCGGCTGAGGCGAGGTAGATCGCAATCCCCGCCATGTCTTCCAGCCGGCCGATCCGGCCCAGTGGACACGCGTCGACGATGTTCCGACCGTAGGCTTCCAGAATGCCCGCGGTCATCTTGCTTTCGAAGAAGCCCGGGGCGACCGCGTTCACGGTGATTCGGCGAGGACCCAGCTCGACCGCGAGCGTCTTCGTCAGATGATGCACCGCCGCCTTGCTCGCGGAGTAGGCGAACGTGCCCGCTTCGAGCAGTTGCGGCACATGAATGCCGTCGATGGAGCCGACGACGATGACCCGGGCGGGGTCGTTGTCCGTCGCCGCCTGCTCCAGCAGAGGTGTCAGGTCGCGGGTCAAAAGAAACGGCGCCTTCACGTTGAGATCCAGCAACTTGTCGAACGCCGACTCGGGATACTCGGCGTACGGCGCGCCCCACGCGGCGCCGGCGTTGTTGATCAGGATGTGGAGACGATCCTCACGTGCACGGAACGCTTCGAGCAGGGCGGCGCGGCCGTCGGCGGTGGCCACGTTCGCCGGGAGCGCTTCGCACCGGCCGAGGGGAGACAACGCCGCTGCCGTACGCTCGCACGGGCCGGACTTTCGCGCCGTGAGATAGACCGACGCGCCAGCGCGAAGCAGGCCTTCCGCCATCATCCGGCCGATCCCTCGGGACCCACCGGTCACCAGCGCTACTTTGCCGTCGAGAGAGAAGAGCGAGGAGAGAGCCAACTCCGACATCGGGAAGGCTGATTCTAGCAGCCCACGGGCCGCGGTCAGCCCATGGACGACTCGTGCGGACCCCGGTCGGCCGGCGGTGCGTCCCGCCGGAGCGGCGTATCATGGGTCCGTGTCAAGAAGCGCAATCGTTGTGGCAGGCGCCCTTCTGACTTTCCTGACGCTGGCCGGCACGGTGGCCGGGCAGGGCCGGGTTACGCCGATCGGACCCGACGACGACGCGTGGACGGAGGATGTCCGTGCCGGCATAGAGACCTGGGGCGTCCATCCGGACGAGGCAACCCTGTTGCTCCGGAAGCTGGCACAGCATCCGCCGGCGCTCCACGGTCTCGGACCACTCGCTCGCTACCTGCGTCAGCGCTCGACGGTGCCCGTAGTGGATGGGCTCCTGATCGGGCTGCGGCTGGCGTGGCTCTGCCAATCGGAGGCTCTGTGGGCGGAACTGGCGGCCGAGGCGCGAACCTACGGCCTGGGAGACGCCGACCTGCGCCGTGTCGCGGAAGGGACGGACGCCGGATGGGGGGTCTGGGACGGCGCCATGCTTCGCGTGGCGGATCAGATCTACCGCTACGCCATGCTTCAGGATGACACCTGGGCGGTGCTGGCCGATCGGTACAACACGCAGCAGATGATCGACGTGATCTTTACTGCCGCGGAGTACATCCTGCTGTCGATGCTTGCCAACAGTCTCGGGGTGGAACCGGACGAACGGTTCGGCGACCGGCTCCCCACTGGCGTGCGCCGCGCCATGGAGCCGGCGGGGCCGCCTCCGTCGCCGCTTGCCGAGCCTCGCTTCGACCCGATGCCGCGTAGCGAGTGGAGCGAAGAGGTGCGTGAGCTGCTCGACCCGCGAAGCGAAGGTGGTCCGGTCCTCAACTTGTATGCGACGCTGGCGCGGCATCCGGTTTTCTACCGGCCGCGCGCCGTGCAGTCGGCCTACATCCGGCTCGGCGCGACACTGACGCCGCGCGCCCGCGAGATCCTGATTCTCCGGATCGGTTGGCTCTGCGGCTCCGAGTACGAGTGGTCGCAGCACGTCCGTGTGGCGCGCCGCATCGGTATGAGCGACGACGAGATCCGGCGCATTGCGGTGGGGGCCGATGCGCCAGGCTGGGATCCACTGGAGGCGGCGCTGATCCGCGCGACGGATGAGCTGCACCGCGACGACACCATCAGTAACCGCACCTGGCAGGAGTTGTCCGATGACTACGGCATTCCCGAGTTGATCGATGTCGTGATCACGGTGGCGGGCTACCGGATGGTCTCCATTGCGCTCAACTCGCTTGGCATCCAGCTTGAGCCGGACCGGCCGCGTTTTCCTGACGTGGCGCGCTAGCGGATCCGGCCCACGCGCGATGTCGTCGGGGCAGCCCCGTGGCGTCTTGGAGCTGCCGTTTACGCCTTCGGATATATCTGCCGGGTTTCGACGACATCGTAGTGATCGAATACTCCGTTCGTCACGTACGGATCGCGCCCGAAGGTCTCCTTTGCCGCTTCGAGATCTTCCGCTTCAAGGATGATCAGGCTGCCCACTACTTCCGTATTCTCGTTCAGGAGCGGTCCGCCATACCGGACGCGCCGGGCTGCTTCAAGACCGTCCATATGTTGGATGTGCGCGGGGCGTATCTCCCGGCGCCGTTCCAGATCAGGAAGGTCACGGGCAATCAGGGCAAAGAGCGGCATGGTTTGATTCCTCCGGTTGGCCTTATCTTATTGGAACGTGACTTCCTCGACCCCGCCGCCATCGCCACCGGGCGCGCCGCCTGCCCAACCCCTCGAGGCTCCGGAGCCCGCCAGCCGCGCAACAGTCTGGTCCTGGTGTCTCTACGACTGGGCCAACTCCGCGTTCACGACCCTGGTCGTCACTTTCATCTATTCCGCCTACTTCACTGCCGCGTTCGCGGACGACCCGGGCCGGGGCACTGCCCTGTGGTCGCGGGCCATCATGGTGAGCGCCATCGCCATCGCGCTGCTGGCGCCGATTGCGGGCGCGCTGGCCGACCGGGGCGGCCGGAGGAAGTACCTCATTCTCTGTTCGCTCGTCTGCGTCGTCACTACCGCGGCGCTCACGTTCGTGACGCCCGGAATGGCGAACAGCGTTCTGATTGCCCTCGGCGTCTTCGTCCTCGCCAATGTCGCTTTCGAGCTGGGGCTGGTCTTCTACAACGCCTTCCTGCCTT from Acidobacteriota bacterium carries:
- a CDS encoding 4-coumarate--CoA ligase family protein, with the protein product MIYTSPFPTIEIPLRPLHDMLLERVDQWPDKPALIDGPSGRALTYAQLRGAVRAVAGGLAARGFSKGDVFAIFSPNLPEYAVAFHGVAMAGGAVTTMNPLYTAEEVHRQLSDSGAKFLLTIPQFLTSASEGARGTDVEEIFVFGEAEAATPFATLLGGGDPPAIEFDPREDLVALPYSSGTTGMPKGVMLTHFNLVANLSQIDAVEGIDSDSVLIGILPFYHIYGMTVIMNAALRAGATIVTMPRFDLEQFLGLIQQYKVTTGYLVPPIVLALAKHPAVDQFDISSLRDVMSGAAPLPESVAKGAATRNNMLVRQGYGLTESSPVTHTNPMSRELRITSVGTSLPNTEWRIVDIETGEDAAAGELGEVWVRGPQVMKGYLHNEEATRSMIDADGWLHTGDIGKADADGYLYVVDRLKELIKYKGFPIAPAELEAAVQSHPAVADAAVIPSPDEEAGEVPKAFVVLRPGSQATADDIMSHVARHVAPHKKVRRVEFVEAIPKVPSGKILRRQLVERERARA
- a CDS encoding SDR family oxidoreductase, translated to MSELALSSLFSLDGKVALVTGGSRGIGRMMAEGLLRAGASVYLTARKSGPCERTAAALSPLGRCEALPANVATADGRAALLEAFRAREDRLHILINNAGAAWGAPYAEYPESAFDKLLDLNVKAPFLLTRDLTPLLEQAATDNDPARVIVVGSIDGIHVPQLLEAGTFAYSASKAAVHHLTKTLAVELGPRRITVNAVAPGFFESKMTAGILEAYGRNIVDACPLGRIGRLEDMAGIAIYLASAAGAYTNGAVIPVDGGTHLTRRGASAPTVTTG
- a CDS encoding carboxymuconolactone decarboxylase family protein; the encoded protein is MPRSEWSEEVRELLDPRSEGGPVLNLYATLARHPVFYRPRAVQSAYIRLGATLTPRAREILILRIGWLCGSEYEWSQHVRVARRIGMSDDEIRRIAVGADAPGWDPLEAALIRATDELHRDDTISNRTWQELSDDYGIPELIDVVITVAGYRMVSIALNSLGIQLEPDRPRFPDVAR
- a CDS encoding YciI family protein, producing MPLFALIARDLPDLERRREIRPAHIQHMDGLEAARRVRYGGPLLNENTEVVGSLIILEAEDLEAAKETFGRDPYVTNGVFDHYDVVETRQIYPKA